The following proteins come from a genomic window of Pseudomonas sp. Z8(2022):
- a CDS encoding 4a-hydroxytetrahydrobiopterin dehydratase produces the protein MSLAQAQCEACRADAPKVSDEELAELIREIPDWNIEVRGDHMELERVYLFRNFRHALAFTNAVGAIAEEVGHHPALLTEWGKVTVTWWSHEMRGLHRNDFIMAARTDVLAASAEGRK, from the coding sequence ATGAGTCTTGCCCAAGCCCAATGCGAAGCCTGCCGCGCCGATGCGCCGAAAGTGTCCGATGAAGAACTGGCCGAGCTGATCCGCGAGATCCCCGACTGGAACATCGAGGTGCGTGGCGACCATATGGAGCTGGAGCGCGTGTACCTGTTCAGGAACTTCCGCCATGCCCTGGCCTTTACCAATGCCGTTGGCGCCATCGCCGAGGAAGTGGGCCACCATCCGGCCCTGCTCACCGAATGGGGCAAGGTCACCGTCACCTGGTGGAGCCACGAGATGCGCGGCCTGCACCGCAACGACTTCATCATGGCCGCACGTACCGATGTGCTGGCCGCCAGCGCAGAGGGCCGCAAGTGA
- the phhA gene encoding phenylalanine 4-monooxygenase — MKSTQYLAREPDDSGFIHYPESEHQVWNTLITRQLEVIQNRACQEYLDGIEQLGLPIERIPQLGEINRVLESTTGWRVARVPALIPFQTFFELLASKQFPVATFIRTPEELDYLQEPDIFHEIFGHCPLLANPWFAEFTHTYGKLGLKATKEQRVYLARLYWLTIEFGLLDTPLGRRIYGGGILSSPKETLYALSEAPEHQPFDALEAMRTPYRIDILQPVYFVLPELKRLFELAQEDIMALVHQAMALGLHAPKFPPKAA; from the coding sequence ATGAAGAGTACGCAGTACCTGGCCCGGGAACCGGACGACAGTGGCTTTATCCATTACCCGGAAAGCGAGCATCAGGTGTGGAATACCCTGATCACCCGCCAGCTGGAAGTGATCCAGAACCGCGCCTGCCAGGAATACCTGGACGGTATCGAGCAACTCGGCCTGCCCATAGAGCGCATTCCGCAGCTCGGCGAGATCAACCGTGTGCTCGAATCCACCACAGGCTGGCGCGTAGCACGGGTGCCGGCGCTGATCCCCTTCCAGACATTCTTCGAGCTGCTGGCCAGCAAGCAGTTTCCCGTTGCCACCTTCATCCGCACGCCCGAGGAGCTGGACTACCTGCAGGAGCCGGACATCTTCCACGAGATCTTCGGCCACTGCCCGTTGCTGGCCAACCCCTGGTTCGCCGAATTCACCCACACCTACGGCAAGCTCGGCCTCAAGGCCACGAAGGAACAGCGCGTCTACCTGGCGCGGCTGTACTGGCTGACCATCGAGTTCGGCCTGCTTGACACCCCGCTGGGCCGGCGCATCTATGGTGGCGGCATTCTCTCCTCGCCGAAGGAAACCCTCTACGCCCTGTCCGAAGCACCCGAGCACCAGCCCTTCGATGCGCTGGAAGCGATGCGCACGCCGTACCGCATCGACATCCTGCAACCGGTGTACTTCGTCCTGCCCGAGCTCAAGCGCCTGTTCGAGCTGGCTCAGGAGGACATCATGGCGCTGGTGCATCAGGCCATGGCGCTCGGCCTGCACGCGCCGAAATTTCCGCCGAAAGCCGCGTAG
- a CDS encoding amino acid aminotransferase — MSHFAQVARVPGDPILSLMEAYRLDTNPARLDLGVGVYKDAQGLTPVPRAVKLAEQRLIDLEQTKTYVGGHGDAAFGALLSQLVLGANSPLLTERRAGATQTPGGTGALRLAGDFIRHCLPGRGIWLSDPTWPIHETLFAEAGLRVGHYPYVGADNRLDVEAMIAALTHLPKGDVVLLHACCHNPTGFDLTPRDFKRVLEVVKARELLPLIDFAYQGFGDGLEEDAWAVRLFATELPELLITSSCSKNFGLYRERTGALIVCAGNAEKLIDIRSQLASIARNLWSTPPSHGAAVVAQILGDDELKGLWLDELEGMRQRVASLRRGLVQALAPHGLSERFAHIAEQRGMFSYTGLSPLQVQRLREEFSVYMVGSGRANVAGLDGKRLDQLAAAIARVCVN, encoded by the coding sequence GTGAGCCACTTTGCCCAGGTCGCCCGCGTGCCGGGCGACCCCATCCTCAGCCTGATGGAAGCCTATCGGCTGGACACCAACCCGGCGCGCCTGGACCTTGGCGTCGGCGTGTACAAGGACGCCCAGGGCCTGACGCCGGTTCCCCGCGCGGTGAAGCTGGCCGAGCAGCGCCTGATCGACCTCGAGCAGACCAAGACCTATGTCGGTGGCCACGGCGACGCGGCGTTCGGCGCGCTCCTGAGCCAGCTGGTACTCGGTGCGAACTCACCGTTGCTCACCGAACGGCGCGCCGGCGCCACGCAGACGCCCGGCGGTACCGGTGCGCTGCGCCTGGCGGGTGATTTCATCCGTCACTGCCTGCCCGGACGCGGCATCTGGCTGAGCGATCCGACCTGGCCGATCCATGAAACCCTGTTCGCCGAAGCCGGGCTCAGGGTCGGCCACTATCCGTACGTCGGCGCCGACAACCGCCTCGACGTGGAGGCCATGATCGCCGCCCTCACCCACCTGCCCAAAGGCGACGTGGTGCTGCTGCATGCCTGTTGCCACAACCCCACCGGGTTCGACCTGACACCGCGCGACTTCAAGCGCGTACTGGAAGTGGTCAAGGCACGCGAACTGCTGCCGCTGATCGACTTCGCCTATCAGGGCTTTGGCGACGGGCTGGAGGAGGACGCCTGGGCCGTGCGTCTGTTCGCCACCGAGCTGCCGGAGCTGCTGATCACCAGTTCCTGCTCGAAGAACTTCGGCCTGTATCGCGAGCGCACCGGGGCCCTGATCGTCTGCGCCGGCAACGCCGAGAAACTCATCGACATCCGCAGCCAGCTGGCCTCCATCGCCCGTAACCTGTGGTCGACGCCGCCCTCCCATGGCGCGGCGGTGGTAGCGCAGATACTCGGCGACGACGAACTGAAGGGCCTCTGGCTGGACGAGCTGGAAGGTATGCGCCAGCGCGTGGCCAGCCTGCGCCGCGGCCTGGTCCAAGCGCTTGCGCCACACGGTTTGAGCGAGCGTTTCGCGCATATTGCCGAACAGCGCGGCATGTTCTCCTACACCGGCTTGTCGCCGCTGCAGGTACAACGCCTGCGCGAGGAGTTCAGCGTGTACATGGTGGGCAGCGGCCGCGCCAACGTCGCCGGGCTGGATGGCAAGCGACTTGACCAACTGGCAGCCGCCATTGCCCGAGTCTGCGTGAACTGA